One window of Leptotrichia sp. oral taxon 498 genomic DNA carries:
- the asnA gene encoding aspartate--ammonia ligase, producing MSSIFIPEGYDPKYGIMETEIAIKFVKDFFEKELSSALNLTRISAPLFVKKSSGLNDNLNGVERPVAFETKEVPDETLEIVHSLAKWKRMALKRYGVPVGQGIYTDMNAIRRDEDMDNTHSIYVDQWDWEKVITKEDRNFDFLKETVRKIYKVFLNTERELSARFEKVKISLPNEVTFITSQELENLYPNLTPEERENEFAKSRGAIFVMQIGKVLASGQRHDGRAPDYDDWELNGDLILWDPALNHSLELSSMGIRVDKDALERQLKELNLEERKELDFHKQLLNGELPLTIGGGIGQSRICMFFLQKAHIGEVQASFWTEDIKKVCRENGINLL from the coding sequence ATGTCAAGTATTTTTATACCAGAAGGTTATGACCCAAAATACGGGATAATGGAAACAGAAATTGCAATTAAGTTCGTAAAAGATTTTTTTGAAAAAGAACTTTCAAGTGCATTAAATTTAACAAGAATATCAGCACCGTTATTCGTAAAAAAATCTTCGGGGTTAAATGACAATCTAAATGGCGTGGAAAGACCAGTTGCATTTGAAACAAAAGAAGTTCCTGACGAAACGTTAGAAATTGTACATTCACTTGCAAAATGGAAAAGAATGGCACTAAAAAGATATGGTGTGCCAGTAGGACAAGGAATTTACACAGATATGAACGCAATCAGAAGAGATGAAGATATGGACAACACACACTCAATCTATGTTGACCAATGGGATTGGGAAAAAGTTATCACAAAAGAAGATAGAAATTTTGATTTTCTAAAAGAAACTGTTAGAAAAATATACAAAGTCTTTTTAAATACAGAAAGAGAACTTAGTGCTAGATTTGAAAAAGTAAAAATCAGTTTACCAAATGAAGTTACTTTTATAACTTCACAAGAATTAGAAAATTTATATCCAAATTTAACTCCAGAAGAAAGAGAAAACGAATTTGCAAAAAGTAGAGGAGCAATTTTCGTTATGCAAATTGGAAAAGTTTTAGCTTCTGGACAAAGACACGATGGTCGTGCTCCAGACTATGATGACTGGGAATTAAACGGAGATTTGATTTTATGGGATCCTGCATTAAATCATTCATTGGAATTATCTTCAATGGGAATCCGTGTTGACAAAGACGCACTAGAGAGACAATTAAAAGAATTGAATTTGGAAGAAAGAAAAGAATTAGATTTCCACAAACAACTTTTAAATGGAGAATTACCGCTAACAATCGGTGGAGGAATCGGACAATCAAGAATTTGCATGTTCTTTTTACAGAAAGCACACATTGGAGAAGTTCAAGCTTCATTCTGGACTGAAGATATTAAAAAGGTTTGCCGTGAAAATGGAATAAACTTGTTATAA
- a CDS encoding lysozyme inhibitor LprI family protein: MKKILLAIFLIFGILTFASYESNLRKKISNYERIRDEMVEERGGFGVEATNINQQFNDMLDEELTQVYNLIREKMSKTEKDNFRNKQRQWLKKREQQVEASTKDENGKGVIFGRGAANTEIYVYEQITKKRLFELAKMYDKMKK; this comes from the coding sequence ATGAAGAAAATATTATTAGCAATATTTTTAATATTTGGGATTTTGACTTTTGCAAGTTATGAATCTAATTTAAGAAAAAAAATTTCAAATTATGAAAGAATTAGAGATGAAATGGTTGAGGAAAGAGGTGGATTTGGAGTTGAAGCTACTAACATTAATCAACAATTTAATGATATGCTAGATGAAGAACTTACTCAGGTCTACAATTTAATTAGAGAAAAAATGTCTAAAACTGAAAAAGATAATTTTAGAAATAAACAACGTCAATGGTTAAAAAAAAGAGAGCAACAGGTAGAAGCTTCAACAAAAGATGAAAATGGAAAAGGGGTGATATTTGGGAGAGGAGCAGCAAATACTGAAATATATGTATATGAACAAATTACAAAAAAAAGATTATTTGAACTTGCTAAAATGTATGATAAGATGAAAAAATAA
- the tyrS gene encoding tyrosine--tRNA ligase, with product MTELEIKQEVERQFNILSRGCDEIINENEFKKKLEKSISTNTPLRVKLGIDPTGSDLHLGHAVPLRKLKQFQDLGHDVFFLIGTFTGRIGDPTGKSETRKMLSEEQVMENIKTYLDQVKLILDLDKINVVYNADWLEKLSLSDALNLLSQFTVSQMISREDFSKRLSENKPVSLIEFMYPILQGYDSVELHADVELGATEQKFNLLRGRDLQKNFGQEQQICMIMPILVGLDGVEKMSKSLGNYIGVKDTPNDMFGKVMSISDELMENYYTMITDVPFERIEEIKAQIADGSLHPMEAKKQLGAEVVKIYYGEEAAKEARDWFENVFSKRNLNVDLPEVELEYKEVGIIDLLVKETGLLKTTSEARRLIQQGGFKINDEPIKDVKATVVLESGMVVRAGKKKIVKVK from the coding sequence ATGACAGAATTAGAAATTAAACAAGAAGTAGAAAGACAATTTAATATTTTAAGTCGCGGGTGCGATGAAATAATTAATGAAAATGAATTTAAGAAAAAGTTGGAGAAATCAATTTCGACTAATACTCCATTAAGAGTAAAATTGGGGATTGATCCAACTGGGTCTGATTTGCACTTGGGACATGCGGTACCTTTGAGAAAATTAAAACAGTTTCAAGATTTGGGGCACGATGTGTTTTTCTTGATTGGAACTTTCACTGGAAGAATTGGAGATCCAACTGGAAAATCTGAAACTAGAAAAATGTTGTCAGAAGAACAAGTTATGGAAAATATTAAAACATATTTGGATCAAGTAAAATTAATTTTGGATTTAGATAAAATTAATGTTGTTTACAATGCTGACTGGTTGGAAAAATTATCGTTATCAGATGCGTTGAATTTGTTGTCACAATTTACAGTTTCACAAATGATTTCGAGAGAAGATTTTTCAAAAAGATTATCTGAAAATAAACCAGTTTCATTGATTGAGTTTATGTATCCAATTTTACAAGGGTATGATTCAGTTGAGTTACACGCTGATGTGGAATTAGGTGCGACTGAACAAAAATTTAATTTGTTAAGAGGAAGAGATTTACAGAAAAACTTTGGTCAAGAGCAACAAATTTGTATGATAATGCCGATTTTGGTTGGACTTGATGGAGTGGAAAAAATGTCTAAATCATTAGGAAACTACATTGGTGTAAAAGATACGCCAAACGATATGTTTGGTAAAGTTATGTCAATTTCAGATGAATTGATGGAAAATTATTATACAATGATAACTGATGTCCCTTTTGAGAGAATTGAAGAAATTAAGGCACAAATCGCAGATGGAAGTTTACATCCAATGGAAGCTAAAAAACAATTGGGAGCTGAAGTTGTAAAAATTTACTACGGTGAAGAAGCGGCTAAAGAAGCGAGAGATTGGTTTGAAAATGTATTCAGTAAGAGAAACTTAAATGTTGACTTGCCTGAAGTTGAATTGGAATACAAAGAAGTTGGAATCATTGATTTATTGGTAAAAGAAACAGGATTGCTAAAAACGACAAGTGAAGCTAGAAGATTAATTCAGCAAGGTGGATTCAAAATAAACGATGAGCCAATAAAAGATGTGAAAGCCACGGTTGTTCTTGAAAGTGGAATGGTTGTGAGAGCTGGGAAGAAAAAAATTGTTAAAGTGAAATAA
- a CDS encoding phosphatidate cytidylyltransferase: MLSRLFIILLFVPFLLWIFLKGNLMFLVFTLVIIGISLFEFYKMLKDKGFEVASRIGMGLGLFLPVAIYFQENSKNIFSYFKFELFKQINFDMGGFIVFAIILLSLRQVFKVKIHNAMAEISYTLFGIIYVSYLFSHILLIKYEFPNGKILVVMTFMLIWACDISAYLVGMAIGGKIFRHRLAPKISPKKSIEGAIAGILGVFLVILSFDKIYLFIANFVCGISFLTKTCSVNYDYVAIGGLKAFILALAIGIFAELGDLVESKIKRELEVKDSGNLLLGHGGFLDRFDSALFVLPIVYYFMKYVAYL, encoded by the coding sequence ATGTTAAGTAGATTATTTATTATTTTGTTGTTTGTACCTTTCCTTTTATGGATATTTTTAAAAGGAAATCTGATGTTTTTGGTGTTTACTCTTGTAATAATTGGAATATCGCTTTTTGAATTTTACAAAATGCTAAAGGACAAGGGATTTGAAGTGGCAAGCAGGATTGGAATGGGACTTGGGCTGTTTTTGCCTGTTGCGATATATTTTCAGGAAAATTCAAAAAATATTTTTTCATATTTTAAATTTGAACTTTTTAAGCAAATTAACTTTGATATGGGAGGATTTATCGTATTTGCAATAATTCTTCTGTCTTTAAGGCAAGTTTTTAAAGTAAAAATTCACAATGCAATGGCAGAAATTTCCTATACTTTATTTGGAATAATTTATGTTTCGTATTTATTCTCACATATTTTACTAATAAAATATGAATTTCCAAATGGAAAAATTTTAGTTGTAATGACATTTATGCTAATTTGGGCATGTGATATTTCTGCTTATCTTGTCGGAATGGCAATCGGCGGAAAAATATTTAGACACAGACTTGCTCCAAAAATTAGTCCGAAAAAATCAATTGAAGGTGCAATTGCAGGAATTTTAGGGGTATTTTTAGTAATTTTATCTTTTGACAAAATATATTTATTCATAGCAAATTTTGTCTGCGGAATTTCATTTTTAACAAAGACCTGTTCTGTAAATTACGATTATGTTGCCATTGGAGGATTAAAAGCCTTTATCCTTGCACTTGCAATAGGAATCTTTGCCGAACTGGGAGATTTGGTGGAATCTAAGATAAAAAGAGAATTGGAAGTTAAGGATTCTGGGAATTTACTTTTAGGACATGGTGGATTTTTGGACAGATTTGACAGTGCGTTATTTGTATTGCCGATTGTTTATTATTTTATGAAATATGTTGCATATTTATAA
- a CDS encoding isoprenyl transferase, which translates to MDKNLIIPNHIAIIMDGNGRWAKERGKIRLEGHRAGAASLEKILRYAGEIGVKYLTVYAFSTENWKRPQKEVNGLMDLFGKYLDKEKKNLKKQGVKLVVTGEKENISPKLLKKIEDTQKFLEDCSKITFNIAFNYGGRREIVSAVNKILSENETKKIEKVTEEEFSKYMYRPEIPDPELVIRTSGEFRISNFLLWEIAYSEFYITDVFWPDFDENELDKAILSFNKRDRRYGGLNVK; encoded by the coding sequence ATGGATAAAAATTTAATAATACCAAATCATATAGCAATTATTATGGATGGAAATGGCAGATGGGCTAAGGAACGTGGAAAAATTCGGTTAGAAGGGCATAGAGCTGGAGCAGCTAGCCTTGAAAAAATTTTAAGATATGCTGGAGAAATTGGAGTGAAATATTTGACTGTTTACGCTTTTTCAACTGAGAACTGGAAGCGTCCGCAAAAGGAAGTAAACGGTCTTATGGATTTATTTGGAAAATATTTGGATAAAGAGAAAAAAAATCTGAAAAAGCAAGGTGTAAAGTTGGTTGTGACAGGGGAAAAGGAAAATATCTCTCCAAAACTTCTAAAAAAAATTGAAGATACACAAAAATTTTTAGAAGATTGTAGTAAAATAACTTTTAATATTGCTTTTAATTATGGCGGAAGAAGGGAAATTGTAAGTGCGGTAAATAAAATTTTGAGTGAAAATGAAACAAAAAAAATCGAAAAAGTTACAGAAGAAGAGTTTTCAAAATATATGTACCGACCAGAAATCCCAGATCCAGAACTTGTAATCAGAACGAGTGGAGAATTTAGGATAAGCAATTTTTTGCTTTGGGAAATTGCCTATTCGGAGTTTTATATAACAGATGTTTTCTGGCCTGATTTTGATGAAAATGAATTAGATAAAGCGATTTTATCCTTTAATAAAAGGGATAGAAGATACGGAGGGCTGAATGTTAAGTAG
- the ybaK gene encoding Cys-tRNA(Pro) deacylase: MKHKIPKTNALRILDKQKIHYDIHTYEWSEDKHVGAEVGNHFPELADRIFKTIVLKGKSKELFVCVIQSEKHLDLKKVAKACGEKNIDLLPLSELEKNTGYIRGGCSPVGMKKKYKTFFDTEAKMFDKIVVSAGKRGLQMEVKTKELIKVVDGKLAELVTTEEK, translated from the coding sequence ATGAAACATAAAATACCGAAAACAAATGCACTTAGAATTTTGGACAAACAAAAAATTCATTATGATATTCACACTTACGAATGGAGTGAAGATAAACATGTAGGAGCTGAAGTTGGCAATCATTTTCCAGAATTAGCCGACAGAATTTTTAAGACGATTGTGTTAAAAGGAAAAAGTAAAGAGCTTTTTGTCTGCGTCATTCAAAGTGAGAAACATTTGGACTTAAAAAAAGTGGCAAAAGCCTGTGGTGAAAAAAATATTGATCTACTTCCGCTTTCTGAGCTTGAAAAAAATACTGGCTACATTCGTGGAGGGTGTTCTCCTGTTGGAATGAAGAAAAAATACAAGACTTTTTTTGATACAGAAGCAAAAATGTTTGATAAAATAGTTGTTTCCGCTGGAAAGCGAGGACTTCAAATGGAAGTTAAAACCAAAGAATTAATAAAAGTTGTGGATGGAAAACTTGCAGAACTTGTGACGACTGAAGAAAAATAA
- a CDS encoding ATP-binding cassette domain-containing protein: MENIEISLIEYVEQMKLFLGMEEETGVETLTILAGQDKTGNPEGFGRLDIHKSEIISIVGPTGSGKSRLLADIEWTAQKDTPTQREILINNESPDKKWRFSSNNKLVAQLSQNMNFVMDLSVKEFLELHAKSRMVEDVEAVTEKIILEANKLAGEKFNLDTAITALSGGQSRALMIADTAILSSSPIVLIDEIENAGIDRKKALELLVSADKIVLMATHDPTLALIANKRVIIKNGGIAKIIKTSPEEKEILKELDKMDEKIQKMRANLRNGEILKLETLKL; encoded by the coding sequence ATGGAAAATATTGAGATTTCATTGATTGAATATGTTGAGCAAATGAAATTGTTTTTGGGAATGGAAGAAGAAACAGGTGTTGAAACGCTTACAATTTTGGCTGGACAAGATAAAACGGGAAATCCAGAAGGATTTGGAAGGCTAGACATTCATAAATCAGAAATAATTTCAATCGTAGGACCAACAGGTTCAGGAAAATCAAGATTATTAGCTGACATCGAATGGACGGCACAAAAAGACACGCCAACTCAAAGAGAAATTTTAATAAATAACGAATCCCCTGACAAAAAGTGGAGATTTTCCTCAAATAATAAATTAGTTGCTCAATTATCGCAAAATATGAACTTTGTTATGGATTTGTCGGTTAAAGAATTTTTGGAATTACATGCTAAAAGCCGTATGGTTGAAGATGTGGAAGCTGTAACAGAAAAAATAATTTTAGAAGCAAATAAATTAGCAGGAGAAAAATTTAACCTAGACACAGCAATTACAGCCTTAAGTGGAGGACAATCAAGAGCACTGATGATCGCCGACACAGCAATTTTAAGTTCTTCTCCAATCGTTTTAATCGACGAAATTGAAAACGCTGGAATTGATAGAAAAAAAGCATTAGAATTATTGGTTTCTGCAGATAAAATAGTTTTAATGGCAACTCACGACCCAACACTAGCTCTAATTGCAAACAAAAGAGTAATCATAAAAAATGGTGGAATTGCTAAAATAATCAAAACTTCTCCAGAAGAAAAAGAAATCTTAAAAGAATTAGACAAAATGGATGAAAAAATTCAAAAAATGAGAGCAAATTTGAGAAATGGGGAAATCTTGAAATTGGAAACTTTAAAACTTTAA
- a CDS encoding GTP-binding protein, with the protein MNLVIFSGPPSSGKTSVILKTVDALKKQGMSVGVVKFDCLYTDDDKLYEKAGIPVKKGISGALCPDHFFVSNIEEVVQWGRSLGLSVLITESAGLCNRCSPYIKDIKGVCVIDNLSGINTPKKIGPMLKSADIVIITKGDIVSQAEREVFASRVNSVNPTAVTMHVNGLTGQGAYELSTLLYEKEKEIETVQGKKLRFPMPSALCSYCLGETRIGEKYQMGNVRKMNLGGANE; encoded by the coding sequence ATGAATTTAGTTATATTTTCAGGACCGCCATCTTCAGGGAAAACAAGCGTTATTTTAAAAACGGTTGATGCACTAAAAAAACAAGGGATGTCAGTTGGTGTAGTAAAATTTGATTGTCTATATACAGATGACGACAAATTATATGAAAAAGCGGGAATTCCAGTAAAAAAAGGAATTTCAGGAGCTTTGTGTCCAGATCACTTTTTTGTGTCAAATATCGAGGAAGTTGTGCAATGGGGAAGAAGTTTGGGATTATCGGTTTTAATTACAGAATCAGCGGGATTGTGTAATCGTTGTTCGCCATACATTAAAGATATAAAAGGAGTTTGTGTAATTGATAATTTATCAGGAATTAATACGCCAAAAAAAATTGGTCCAATGTTAAAATCAGCTGATATTGTCATCATTACAAAAGGGGACATCGTTTCTCAAGCAGAAAGAGAAGTATTTGCGTCGAGAGTTAATTCAGTAAATCCGACAGCTGTAACAATGCATGTGAATGGTTTGACAGGACAAGGAGCTTATGAATTGAGCACATTGTTGTATGAAAAAGAAAAAGAAATTGAAACAGTTCAAGGGAAAAAACTTAGATTTCCAATGCCATCAGCGCTTTGCTCGTATTGCTTAGGTGAAACAAGAATTGGTGAAAAATATCAAATGGGAAATGTTAGAAAAATGAATTTAGGTGGTGCGAATGAATAG
- a CDS encoding ABC transporter substrate-binding protein — MKDLLNETLYDIINDDPKIYDFFITNGFDNFKNKEMLKIMGKNIKLGMALKSKRINPELFLEKLNAFLKKDSEVDISLEENEVNKSKASKNDVLIEGVLPCPIRIPLLEGIKEWVDAQNKKNDYTIKYELQSANLGLDWVVEKVKTGDANEVPDVLLSAGFELFFDKNLMGQYMENGIFETYFENMNKDFCNENIDLRDPKKRYAIMGVVPAVFLVNKTALKDRKVPQTWDEILSDEFENSVALPMADLDLFNALIVMVYKEYGIDGIKKLAKSYKKNLHPAQMVKARTKAQEAPAISIIPYFFSQMVNGASDLEVVWPKDGALLSPIFMITKKEKADKIKPFLDLFLSEKVGNLFSANGKFPTTNPNVDNHLEENQNFKWVGWDFIYKNDVGKIVREGEKLFDEEIKKYF, encoded by the coding sequence ATGAAAGATTTACTAAATGAAACGCTTTATGATATTATAAATGATGATCCAAAAATATATGATTTTTTCATTACAAATGGATTTGACAATTTTAAAAATAAAGAGATGCTTAAAATTATGGGGAAAAATATAAAATTGGGAATGGCACTAAAATCAAAAAGAATTAATCCAGAATTATTTTTGGAAAAACTAAATGCTTTTTTGAAAAAAGATAGTGAAGTCGATATTTCGCTTGAAGAAAATGAAGTTAATAAAAGCAAAGCTAGTAAAAATGATGTTTTGATTGAAGGAGTCCTGCCTTGTCCGATTAGAATTCCGCTATTGGAAGGAATTAAAGAGTGGGTTGACGCTCAAAATAAAAAAAATGACTACACAATTAAATATGAATTGCAGTCTGCAAATTTAGGACTTGACTGGGTTGTTGAAAAAGTTAAGACTGGAGATGCAAATGAAGTTCCAGATGTTTTGTTGTCAGCTGGATTTGAGCTTTTTTTTGACAAAAATTTGATGGGTCAATATATGGAAAATGGAATTTTTGAAACATATTTTGAAAATATGAATAAAGATTTTTGCAATGAAAATATTGATTTGCGAGATCCTAAAAAAAGATATGCAATAATGGGAGTTGTTCCAGCGGTATTTTTGGTGAACAAAACTGCTCTAAAAGATAGAAAAGTGCCACAGACTTGGGATGAGATTTTATCCGATGAATTTGAAAATTCGGTCGCACTTCCAATGGCAGATTTAGATTTATTTAATGCTTTAATCGTGATGGTTTACAAAGAATATGGAATAGATGGAATTAAAAAACTTGCAAAATCTTACAAAAAAAATCTTCATCCAGCACAAATGGTAAAAGCTAGGACAAAAGCGCAAGAAGCACCAGCAATAAGCATTATTCCATACTTTTTTTCACAAATGGTAAATGGAGCGAGTGATTTAGAAGTTGTCTGGCCAAAAGATGGAGCTCTTTTAAGTCCGATTTTTATGATTACAAAAAAAGAAAAAGCGGATAAAATTAAACCATTTTTAGATTTATTTTTATCGGAAAAAGTTGGAAATTTATTTTCAGCAAATGGAAAATTTCCTACAACTAATCCAAATGTTGACAATCACTTGGAAGAAAATCAAAATTTTAAATGGGTTGGCTGGGATTTTATTTATAAAAATGATGTAGGAAAAATTGTTCGTGAAGGTGAAAAATTATTTGACGAAGAAATAAAAAAATATTTTTAA